Proteins from one Ananas comosus cultivar F153 linkage group 5, ASM154086v1, whole genome shotgun sequence genomic window:
- the LOC109710609 gene encoding uncharacterized protein LOC109710609 has protein sequence MDSNKAKRWIDYSRVSKEYLDGVEAFLNFAFENNSIDGKIPCPCQKCVLYYHQIRADVFDHLVVNGIMPGYDSWFYHGETTSSLSPSHGVHLEQKNYKSDDMVGMLHDAFGVHNLAADIDIDCGDSAEPNADDFGMEQPAEQFSSEWEKFKELLRDADEELYPGCRKFSKLSFILHLYNIKCRFGWSNESVGVLLKLLIDVFPEGAKLPSSFNEAKKIIEGLGMKYNKIHACPNDCMLFWKEKENDDFCSICGTSRWKYDENSTHNNAPILKKKKKSIPAKVLRHFPIKPRLQRLFMSSRTSDFMTWHEKGRIKDGVLRHPADSEAWKNFDSRYPKFAIDPRNVRLGLATDGFNPYGTMRSNYSIWPVILIPYNLPPWLCMKQPNFILSLLIPGPKGPGNDIDVYLQPLVEELIELWEVGVETYDASCKKTFQMHTAVMWTINDFPAYGNLSGWSTYGSFACPSCNVETCSVRLKHSKKFCFMGHRRFLDRSHKFRYDQQSFDGTEELRLAPPPISGSQVLDQVNSLEFTFGKMNKKFSGGRRKTWRKKSIFFKLPYWEYNLIRHNLDVMHIEKNVNDNVLNTIMNDEKKSKDNLNARRDLQEMRIREEFWPQEQSSDGHASNVSRCVVKKRKLSGLKSHDCHVIMQELLPLALRGNLPEKVSMARLKELNKIKIRHPNNNQLHSETSSQNTHNVQPSLNSHSQSNENQLGQASRDIIDELQNEAEQAEEKRARGPTLLTEIWNLPKDERITVNFNTRWQPIGNEGRVLASFLGIMARNANLTPLHIPDWRAFPKKEKKRLFKLVESKFLIPPRGEKWVLRSLGKKWKDYKCELKGEYYLKYKNVDDVLEHKPERVPRDQWTSLVSFWNSEKVKKRSEKNRENRAKQKMPHTAGSKSFARLMAEKAKDGVEPSRAHIFIETHKPRKDGRSLDEESAQNINSMKQKMEKLPNSVECGNRRVAWEGDIFSQVIGPERHGQVRGLGLGPTPTSLWAPSSSNQISSRDCERVEQLEKEIKMMEQHHANEMKAMRENQVRLDSEIALMRSIINRRFPEEVLDDSSARYGKVAQNAGCSSSFSYTSV, from the exons ATGGATAGTAACAAGGCAAAGAGATGGATAGACTATAGCAGAGTGAGTAAAGAATATTTGGATGGAGTAGAGGCCTTTCttaattttgcatttgaaaaTAATTCCATCGATGGAAAAATTCCGTGCCCTTGTCAAAAATGTGTGCTTTACTACCACCAAATTCGGGCTGACGTATTCGATCATCTTGTGGTCAATGGAATTATGCCAGGATATGATTCGTGGTTTTATCACGGAGAAACAACATCATCGTTAAGTCCTTCACATGGAGTTCATTTAGAACAGAAGAACTATAAAAGTGATGACATGGTAGGAATGTTACATGATGCTTTTGGAGTACACAATCTAGCAGCAGATATAGACATAGATTGTGGGGACTCAGCAGAGCCAAATGCAGATGATTTTGGTATGGAACAACCAGCAGAGCAGTTTTCTTCAGAATGGGAGAAGTTCAAAGAGTTGCTAAGAGATGCCGACGAAGAATTATATCCAGGATGCCGTAAATTTTCTAAGTTGTCCTTTATATTGCATCTTTATAATATAAAGTGTCGTTTTGGATGGTCAAATGAGTCAGTCGGCGTATTGCTTAAACTTTTAATCGATGTGTTTCCTGAGGGTGCAAAGTTGCCAAGTTCTTTTAATGAAGCAAAGAAGATTATCGAAGGATTAGGGATGAAGTATAACAAGATTCATGCTTGCCCTAATGATTGCATGttattttggaaagaaaaagagaatgatGACTTTTGCTCAATTTGCGGGACTTCTCGATGGAAATATGATGAAAATAGTACCCACAATAATGCAccaattttgaagaaaaaaaagaaaagtattcCGGCGAAGGTGTTGAGGCATTTTCCTATAAAACCAAGGCTTCAGAGGCTGTTCATGTCATCTAGAACATCAGATTTCATGACGTGGCATGAGAAAGGTCGAATTAAAGATGGCGTTTTGAGGCATCCAGCTGACTCTGAAGCATGGAAGAATTTTGATTCTCGCTATCCAAAGTTTGCCATTGACCCACGTAATGTTAGACTTGGATTAGCGACTGATGGCTTTAATCCATATGGGACGATGCGAAGTAACTATAGTATATGGCCTGTCATTTTAATTCCGTATAATTTGCCGCCATGGTTGTGCATGAAACAGCCAAACTTCATTCTTTCTTTGCTTATTCCCGGCCCAAAAGGTCCTGGAAATGATATCGATGTATATTTGCAGCCTCTTGTAGAGGAGTTGATTGAATTATGGGAAGTAGGTGTGGAAACTTATGATGCCTCGTGCAAAAAGACTTTCCAAATGCATACCGCAGTTATGTGGACTATAAATGATTTTCCGGCTTATGGAAATTTATCTGGTTGGTCCACTTATGGCTCTTTCGCATGTCCATCTTGTAACGTGGAAACTTGCTCTGTACGCTTAAAACATAGCAAGAAGTTTTGCTTTATGGGCCATCGGCGTTTCTTAGATCGTAGTCATAAATTTAGATATGATCAACAATCTTTTGATGGGACCGAAGAATTGAGATTAGCACCTCCTCCAATATCTGGTTCACAAGTGTTGGATCAAGTAAATAGTCTCGAGTTCACTTTTGGTAAGATGAATAAAAAGTTCAGTGGTGGTCGTAGAAAAACTTGGaggaaaaaaagtatttttttcaaACTTCCTTACTGGGAGTACAATTTAATACGTCATAATCTCGATGTTATGCATATAGAAAAGAATGTGAACGACAATGTCCTCAATACTATAATGAATGATGAGAAAAAGTCTAAAGACAACTTAAATGCTCGCCGTGATTTACAAGAGATGAGGATAAGGGAAGAATTTTGGCCTCAGGAACAATCTTCAG ATGGACATGCATCGAACGTATCACGATGTGTTGTTAAGAAGCGTAAATTATCTGGACTTAAGAGCCACGACTGCCATGTTATAATGCAAGAACTTCTTCCTCTTGCATTACGTGGAAATCTACCGGAGAAA GTTTCTATGGCCAGATTGAAAGAACTTAATAAGATCAAAATTCGGCATCCAAATAACAATCAATTGCACTCGGAGACAAGTTCTCAAAATACTCATAATGTGCAACCAAGTTTAAATAGTCACTCGCAATCTAATGAGAATCAGTTGGGGCAGGCTTCAAGAGATATAATTGATGAATTACAAAATGAAGCTGAACAAGCAG AAGAAAAGAGGGCGAGAGGACCTACCTTGTTGACTGAAATTTGGAACCTTCCCAAAGATGAGAGGATTACAGTAAATTTCAATACTAGATGGCAACCAATTGGAAACGAAGGGCGTGTACTCGCTAGCTTTTTGGGGATTATGGCAAGAAATGCCAATTTAACACCCCTTCAC ATCCCAGATTGGCGTGCCTTtccaaaaaaggagaaaaaaagactATTCAAGTTAGTAGAG TCAAAGTTTTTAATCCCTCCACGTGGTGAAAAATGGGTCCTAAGATCATTAGGGAAGAAATGGAAGGACTATAAATGTGAACTAAAGGGAGAATactatttgaaatataaaaatgttgatGATGTATTGGAGCATAAACCCGAACGAGTACCAAGAGATCAATGGACTTCTCTCGTCTCTTTTTGGAACTCGGAAAAAGTAAAG AAACGTAGtgagaaaaatagagaaaatcgtGCAAAGCAAAAGATGCCTCACACTGCAGGATCCAAGAGTTTCGCACGATTGATGGCCGAGAAG GCTAAAGATGGAGTTGAGCCATCACGGGCACATATATTCATAGAAACTCATAAGCCGCGCAAGGATGGAAGGTCACTTGATGAAGAATCAGCTCAGAATATT aaCTCTATGAAACAAAAAATGGAAAAGCTACCAAATTCTGTGGAGTGTGGCAATAGACGTGTTGCTTGGGAAGGTGATATATTCTCCCAAGTAATAGGGCCGGAGAGACATGGTCAAGTGCGCGGGCTTGGACTTGGTCCGACTCCTACCAGTTTGTGGGCTCCAAGTTCTTCAAATCAAATATCTTCTAGAGATTGTGAGAGAGTGGAACaattggaaaaagaaataaaaatgatgGAACAACATCATGCAAATGAGATGAAGGCTATGAGAGAAAATCAAGTTAGATTAGATTCTGAAATTGCATTGATGAGGTCAATCATTAATAGAAGGTTTCCTGAAGAG GTTCTTGATGATTCGAGTGCTCGTTACGGTAAAGTTGCACAAAATGCAGGATGCTCTAGTTCTTTTTCGTACACCTCGGTTTAG